The genomic segment CAATGGAGCAATCGCATCAACTCATGGATGGAACGAGCGTCGCTGCTGAGCTGTTCGCATTTGATCACCGTTTCAGAAAGTCTACGGCTCGACTGCATTGCCAAAGGAGCTAGCGAAGACAAGGTCACCGTGGTCCATAATGGCGTTCCCAGCATTCGGCCCGAGCGGATTCATCATCCCGTCGTCGGCGGTCGCTGGGTGTTCGGCATGGTCGCACTGATGCGGCCCCGAAAAGGACTCGAAGTGGTGCTTGATGCTTTAAGCATCCTTCGTGGCGAAGGACTCGATGTGGTGCTTCGTTGTATCGGTCCATTTGAAACCGCCGAGTATGAAACCGAGATCAATGAGCAAATCGATCGATTGAAATTGCGACGTTACGTCGAGCGTGTTGGGTTTACAGACGATGTGCCCGGAGAGTTAGCCCGGGTCGATGCGTTGGTGTTACCGAGTCTGTTTGGCGAAGGGTTGCCGATGGTCGTGCTCGAAGCGATGGCCGCTGCGGTCCCCGTGATTGCCACCCGCGTCGAAGGCACTCCCGAAGCGGTCACCGATGGTGTCGAAGGCCTGCTCGCCGAGCCACGAGATGCCGTCAGTCTCGCGAAAAAAATTCGTTCGCTGGTGACGGGCGAATACGATTGGACCAGCATGGCCGAAGCGGCTCATCAGCGTCAAACGCAGTCGTTTTCCGATTTGTCGATGGCTTGGGGAACCGCCGAAGTCTATCGCAAATTGATCGATTCGCCCGACATGGATCGCGGACACAATCGGTTGGGTGACGCTCGGCTGACGCACGTATCGCAGCAAGACTCTTTCGTCGCCGCCGGATATCGCGATTGAATCAATGTGGAATTG from the Novipirellula caenicola genome contains:
- a CDS encoding glycosyltransferase family 4 protein, which translates into the protein MLHNQTDLTSIPVQVPVVLPSEPAASPPCSIEASVLHVINGEYFSGAERVQSHLGRCLPNFGIAADFVCVKPGKFPQVMAEQNLQWGRCHLAPMKSRFDLRAVFRIRDLVQAYGYELLHAHTPRTAMVASAASRLTGVPWVYHVHSPAARDSVHQWSNRINSWMERASLLSCSHLITVSESLRLDCIAKGASEDKVTVVHNGVPSIRPERIHHPVVGGRWVFGMVALMRPRKGLEVVLDALSILRGEGLDVVLRCIGPFETAEYETEINEQIDRLKLRRYVERVGFTDDVPGELARVDALVLPSLFGEGLPMVVLEAMAAAVPVIATRVEGTPEAVTDGVEGLLAEPRDAVSLAKKIRSLVTGEYDWTSMAEAAHQRQTQSFSDLSMAWGTAEVYRKLIDSPDMDRGHNRLGDARLTHVSQQDSFVAAGYRD